The nucleotide sequence TCTCGTTTTCATCCTTATTATCACCTCGTGTAAATGACCTTCTCGGCTTACAGGCCAAACTCCTGCCACCACTCGCGGACATGAATAAAAATTCGCTTGCTTTCCCCCCCTATTTTGCTATACTCAATTTGTTTGTTTTTCCCCTTATTATTCTTGATTAGTAAAGTGAGGCGATCGTAGTGAGACAAATGAAAACTCCTTTGTTCAGCGGGTTGTTGGAGCACGCCAACCGGAACCCGATTCAATTTCACATTCCGGGCCATAAGAAGGGTATGGGTATGCATCCGGCATTTCGCGAGTTCATCGGGGACAACGCTCTTTCGATAGACCTCATCAACATTGCGCCATTGGATGACTTGCATCACCCGAAGGCAATGATTAAAGAAGCACAAGATTTGGCAGCCGAGGCATTCGGCGCTGACCATACATTTTTTTCCGTGCAAGGTACAAGCGGTGCCATCATGGCAATGATTATGGCGACCTGCAGTCCTGGTGACAAAATTATCGTACCGCGTAACGTACACAAATCGATTATGTCGGCGATTATTTTCGCTGGAGCAATCCCAATCTTTATTCACCCTGCCATGGACGAGCGTCTGGGTATTTCTCACGGGATCACAGTGAAGGCCGTACAAAAAGCATTGGAAGCTCATCCTGATGCTGCTGCCCTGTTGGTGATTAACCCAACGTACTTCGGTATTGCAGGTGACCTGCGCGAGATCGTGCGGGCTGCGCATAACTATGAAATTCCTGTCTTGGTAGACGAAGCTCATGGTGTGCATATTCATTTTCATGAGGAACTGCCGATTTCGGCCATGCAAGCAGGTGCCGACATGGCAGCGACCAGCGTACACAAGCTGGGTGGCTCTTTGACCCAAACCTCGATCTTGAATGTACGGGAAGGGCTCGTCGATGTCGATCGGGTGAAAACGGTCATGAGTATGCTCACGACGACTTCGACTTCCTACATCTTCCTCGCGTCTTTGGACATGGCGCGTCAGCATCTGGCCCTCAACGGGAAAATGCTCGCGGATCAAGCGATGGAACTGGCAGCAAAAGCACGTGATATGATTAACGAAATCCCGCGCATCTACTGCGTTGGCAAGGAAATTCTTGGAAAGCCTGCGACTTTTGCGATGGACCCAACCAAGCTCCTCATCCACGTACGCGATCTTGGAATCACTGGATGGGAAGTCGAGAACTGGCTGCGTGACAAGTACAACATTGAAGTAGAGATGAGCGATTTGTACAACATCCTCTGCTTTGTTACTGCGGGAGATACGGAAGAATCCATCCGTACGCTGGTAAATGGCTTGCGCGATCTGTCTGTTGAATTTTCGCACGTACAAGCAGAAGATAAGCCTACCATCTCATTGCCGAATATCCCTGTGCTGTCCACAACTCCTCGAGATGCATTCTATGCAGAAACAGAGACGATTCCGTTGGTGGAAGCAGCAGGTCGAGTCATCACTGAGTTCATCATGGTGTATCCTCCAGGCATCCCGATTTTCCTTCCTGGAGAGGTCATCACTGAGGAAAATATCGCGTACATTCAGGAAAACATCCGAGTCGGATTACCCGTACAAGGCCCTGAAGATGAGACACTAAAAACGATTAAAGTCGTAAAAAGACAAACCGCCATTTCTGGCTAACCGATCTGAACCGAAAAACGGCTGCCTCTTTCACGAGAGAGCAGCTTTTTTTATTTTTTATGCAAACATTTTGAGATAAGATGGAATTAGGAAAAATCAGGAAAGGTGGGTGGTGCTGCCATGCCAGACTGGTCGTATCAAACGATGTTTCGGCCACTTCTCTTTCTCATGCCACCCGAGCGGGCCCGGTCTATTACCTTGCAGTCAATCGGGACTTTGGCAAAAATTCCGGGTGGTTCGCTCATCATCGAATGGATGGGACATATGGAGCCTCCCTCCCAGCTCTCCCAAACAATTGGTCCAGTCACGTTCCCTACTCCAGTCGGGATGGGTGCCGGATTAGACCTGGATTGCATCGCCATTGAAGCGCTGTCCAAATTCGGCTTCGGGTTTCTAGAGCTGGGACCTGTGTCCAAAGAACCGATTGATTCTCTCGGCACCGTTCAACGTGACATTGCCGCGATGAATATCCACTATTCAAATCCATTGGTAAATAATGGTATATATACCCTTCAGAGGCGCCTGGAGGGAGCTACTGGCATCAAAATTCCTCTCGGAGTCAGATTGGCCTGCCAACCAAAAGCCAGCCTGAGAGAAGCCACAGAAGAGCTTCAGGAGCTAATCGACAGTTTGGAGCGTTTTTGTTCGTTTTTCACTATTGATTCGCGGGCGAATATGGGACAGCCAGAATGGAGCCATACAGCGTGGAAGGAACATTTTTCCTGTTTGCGTAACCATACGGATATGCCACTCTTGCTGGCGCTCCCCCCGAGCCTGACAGATGCGGAAGCACTCCCGATTCTTACCGCGGCAAAAGAAGCAGGACTAAACGGTCTAGTTGTCGCAGGAGGCACGATTCAGGAAGATTCACCATGCGCGAATAACTCTGTTTACATCACGGGGAGGAGTTCACACGAGCAAGCTGTCAAATTTGTCTCCTGGGCACGGGAACAGTGGTCAGATGCCCTTATCATTGGATCAGGCGGCATTCTGGAGCCACATGATGCTTTGACCCTTCTTGCCGCGGGTGCCAATTTTGTGCAATTGCACAGTGGCTTGGTCTATTCTGGCCCTGGCTTGCCAAAACGAATTAACGAAGCCATTTTACAAATACAACCAGGCACTGACCCGCCTCAAGAAAAACGATCTACTTTTTTATTTTCTTCTTGGATATGGGGAATCTTGTTGGGCGTGGGCATGATGTTCGGTGGGGCACTTGCTTGGATGGTCGCCGCAACAACCGTCGTCCTCCCCTACGACGAACGCTTCCTCGAGATGTCAGCCGACCAACTTGCGCTCTTAAATGCGCAAATCCTCTCTTTTATGTCACACGATCGGATTAGTCTGGCAGGAACGATGATATCCATAGGAATTTTGTACAGTCAACTGTCTTATCATGGCCTACGCAAAGATATTCACTGGACGCGAACCATCTTGCTTATCTCCGGTACTGTTGGATTTTCCAGCTTCTTTTTATTTATTGGATACGGGTACTTCGATTACTTGCACGCGATTTTAGCGCTCGTGTTGTTCCCCATGTTTTTGCTCGCATTACGAACACCTGCAAAGGTTCATTTGACTCGCCTACCGCCTCAGCTTCACAACGATCGGGATTGGCGAATGGCTCTATGGGGACAATTGCTCTTTGTCATCATCGGATTTGGTTTGACAGGGGCTGGTATCGTTATTTCGATCATCGGCGTCACAGGTGTCTTCGTTCCTTCTGATCTCGTCTTTCTCTGTGTGTCTGCAGATACCTTGCAGTCTTACAATGAGCGATTAATTCCGGTCATTGCTCATGACCGCGCTGGCTTTGGAGGGGCATTAGTTTCGAATGGCCTGGCTGTCTTGCTGATCAGTCTTTGGGGTATCAGGAGAGGAGAAGCGTGGATTTGGTGGACATTGTTTTTAGCAGGCATTCCAGGCTTTGTTTCCGGCATAGGCATACATTTTACTGTTGGGTATGTCGATTTTATTCATCTCTTGCCCGCTTATGTCGCCGTCATTTTCTTTCTCGTGGCACTCGTACTTTTGAAGCCGTATTTATGCCGGACATAAAAGAAAACAGACGAAAGAATTCCTTTCGTCTGTTTTTTTATAAAAGCATGACGACTATTATGCAGAATCAGTCTTCGTCTTCTTCATCATCGTCATCATCATCGCCCGGAGCGAAGGCTACCGTGTATACATATGGATCTTTATCACGCTTATCGACCCAGACAACGCGATTTCCACCGATGCGGACATTTTCCATCTCCGCATCATCATCCCACTCAATATCGCTATAGGAATCCTCTTCGAAATCATACAGCTCATAGTAGAATTCCTTGCCTTTTGTGGACAGACGATTGTCTTCATACAAAATCATATTGCGTGAAGCCTGTGGATTTTTCTGGTCACCATCCGCATAACGAAGCAACGGATTGACTCTTTGACGGTCGATGTTGTAATAGTACAAATCCCAACCGGTTTTGGAATTGCCTGTATCTTCGCTCCAAACAACGAAGCCATCGCCGATTTCTGCTTTCTCTACTTTTACGTTATCGCGGATTTCAGTCTCATCATCTTCTTCGATATCGTAGAGAACGATACTTGCGCTCTTTGATCCTTCTTCCACTACCCAGGAAGCGTAGTTTTTGTAAATATCAACACTTAATGGTTCTTTTCTTACCGTCGTAACTTCCGTATGCTTTCCAGTCGATAGATCTGTGATAATCACTTCTGATCTGCCAGCGGTATTCACCCATAACAGACGCTCTCCGTCAATCTCATACAGCTTCTCACTCGGTTCTTGATCATCATCTTCATGTGTGATCTGCTTCTGCGTATCCTTACGAATATCGTAGGAGAAGAGTGCATCTTCATGCTCGTCATACCAGACAACATAACGCGAGCTTACAACAGGGCGAACAGAATCATGCTCTGGATTACTGACGACTTTCCCTTTTTTATTTTCGACATCATAGAAAACGACCGTATTATTTTTTTTAGACTCGGTTACGTACGCCACATAACGATCATGAGCACTTGGCTCCTTTGGTTCCCCGCCTGCATTACCTATCGGAACTAATTCCTTTTCGTCCAGGTCATACAGGTGGAGTTGGAGCTTTTTGTTACTGTCTTTTTTCGCGAATAGGACGAAATCGCCATAAATTTTCGGTCCGGTCTCACCGTACAGATTGCTCGCGATCTTTTTACCAGACTTATTGCCAAGCTCACGATATTTCAAGTCATTATTGTCTGAGTAGACATAATCCTCTTGATACAAATGTACGTTTTGCTGTTCGTTGCTGTCATCGGTCAATTGCTTAATTCGACCGTTGCTGATGGAATAGGAATAGAGGTCTCCAGCCGATTGGTGCTCATACACGATTTGATTGGAGAAAATGCTAGGACGCCCTTGATCCCCTTTAGCAATGACGGCAGCCTTTTCCTCTTTTGCTTTGATGTCATAGTAATAAATGTCATCATTGCCATTACGATCATCTTCCCAAGCAACATAACCGCTGCTTACCACCGGGTTGCTTGCTTTTCCACTCGCAGATACGATTTCTGTATCCCCAGTAGAAATTTTATGTAGATAAACATCGCCGTTGTCTGTCCAAACAACATTTTTATCAGCAATCTCCAGTCCATCGACCGAAGCAGAACCACTTGTCAAACGGATTTCTTTCTCTTTTACTATGTCATACAAATAGACATCTGAGCCGCCATCACGGGAATCCATCCATACGACGTAATCTCCATCAACCTTTGGATTTGTCTTCTCAGATTCCTTGTCACCTATTTCGTTCTGGTTACCTTTAGCGAGGTTGTAGAGTGTTACTCTTTGCCCCCCCTCAACAATCCATACCGCATATTTTTTTGCTATATCATATCCTGCTGAGGATATTGATGGCTGACTACCGTCTATTTTTTCTTCATCACCAATACTGTAAGCAAGCGCTGGTGTCCCGCTCCACAGAGATGTGACCAAAAGTGCAGCGGCCAGCATTCCCTGTATCGGTTGTCGCTTCATGACACAATTCCTCCTTTTGCAACAATTCTCACACTTCTCCATTATCCTCCATACGAAAAAGGTTGTCAAAAAAAACAGGCCTCAATATAGGCCTGTTGACTATTTCTTTATTCTTTTTCCTGTCTTTCACCAGGTCGGCAGTCACAGTTGCATACCGCATAAAGCGTTTTCACTGAATTACATTCAAAATGCTCGATGATGGTTCCGCAAGTCTGACATACGATAGTTCCCATCTATGTCCCCTCCGCATTCAATTGATTCACATATCCCTACAAATGTTATGTTACATTCATCTTAATATGCTACACCATTCGGAGTCAAGATGCATTTGTTGATAATTAGTATGTCACATTAATGCGGAATATTCTCATTCAGCCAGTTCACGATTTTTTGCAAGACTTCTTCCTTTTCAGGCTCATTCAAAATTTCGTGCCGCAAGCCCGCGAATCGTTCAAACGTTTGTCTGTCTGGAAGGCCCACGGTAAACTGTTCCACTGCATCCGCATCTACCAATGTATCAGCACCAGCCTGTAAAACAAGGACAGGATGCTTGATTCGATTTCTTTCCTCCCACGCCTTTTCCATAGAACGGTTCAATTCTGTGAACCATCTGACACTTACCTTGGAATAATTGAGCGGATCGTTCTGATAAGCAGCCTGAACAGCTTCGTCACGCGATACCATGTCGGGAGTGATTCCATTCGGCATGACAAGTGTTGGCCAGACCCGATCGAGAAATTGTGCCAATTGCTCCTTCCACGCCGGTACAGTCAGTTTCAGTTTCAAGCACGGAGATGTGAGAATTAACCCCGCCAGCTCTTTGCTCCGTTCATCCGTCTGAATAAAGCGAGTCGCGATGAGCCCCCCCAGACTATGCCCCATTAACAATACAGGCTTCTCTCCTAACGTATCGGCAAGAGCGGTACTCGTCCACTCACGTACACGGGACAAATAGTCTTCGAAGGATTGAATATGCCCCCGTCTCCCTGGAGAGCGCCCCCAGCCCGGCAAATCTTCCGCATATACGTCCCAGCCCGCCTGATTGAAATAAGCCGCTACATGCTCATAGCGTCTATGATGCTCTCCCGTTCCATGGACGAGAACAATCGCTCCCCGAGAATTTTTGGCCGACCATTTATGTACACCCATTCTCCCTGTTCCTCCTACCGGCTGATTTCTTTCGATTATACTAAAAAACGGAAGGCCGTATTTTACGAAAAAAACCAAAACGAGCAGAAGATAAACTTCTGCTCGTTACCTAATACTGATTTTCTTCAAATGGAATGGATGGTAAATGTTCCTGAAAAAACTCAGCAAGCGCGACTGCCTCGTTCTCTGAATCCAGCCTGAAAATTTTTTGCAGGTATCCTGGATTCACCGCATCTTCCGAACTGAGAAGAGTCGATTGCCCTGTCTGCATACAGATCACCAACGGCTTCCCATAAAACTTGTGTGTAAAAACCATGCCAAAGTCGTAGCGTGTTCCCTCTGAAATAAAGCCAAGGAAACGTACATTAGCATTCTCCGAAACGTCGTATAAGTGGTCGTAGTGCTCCATCAGCAATCCCTCCTCAACAGTATTTTGGCCTCCGAATTTCGTGAAATATTCGGATTATTCACTAGTATAAGCGAAATATCACGTTTTTGCCACCCAAATAGCATCATTTACCAGACGCGTTGGGTTAATGACCCTGTCTTCCCCTTCTTGAATCCATCTCACTTTTTCTGCACCATGCAACGATTGCGCGACAAAGGAGAGACATTCAAAGAACAGTTCAACTACTGCTGTACTGTATCGTTCCTCCATTTTCTCCAATGCATACGTCAATCTAAAAATATCTGGTACACTTCTTCGACTGGCTTCCAATACTTCTTTGCCTTTTTCAGTCGGGTATACGTGAACCACACGCCCATCCAACTCCGACTTTTCGATCGTCACCATGCCTTTCTCCATTAATTTCTTGATATGAATGACAATCGATGAGGGATGCCAGAAGGTCCAATCTGCAATTTGCGTGACGCGTACACCTTCATAACAGTAGATGATCCAGAGAATGTTTAACTGTACAGAGGAATCCAATTCGGCTTCCTTCGCTGCCCGCTCCCAGTCTTCTTTGTTCACCACATCGATGGCGCGCATGGTGTTTAAAGCTTCGAATACGTGTCTAATTGAGGCCTCCTGCATGCGTATATTCCTCCATGATTCTTTATCGTTCATCTAACGGCATATAAATATGATATATATTTTACACTTTTCAGAAAAAACACGCAATTGTTTTCGGTCGCCAACTGCCTCATTGCCAAAGAGTGGAAGACAATGCTACACTTAACGCACAGAATACCGGTACTAGGAGTGAGTGCAGTCGTGAAACTTCAATCCGCCTACATCTATTTCGTTGATGGTTCTACCGCAGCATCTGTAAGTATTGATGACGTGAAAGCCAAGTTTACGCGATACGTTGACATGACCTCAAAAACAGGAAAGCAATTGGGCTGGAGCTATGCTGACGCCGCTTTCCCTTACACCCTAGAAGAACGCCCTGAAGGAGTCGACTCGTGGTTCCTTCTCAAAGGAAAAGATCCAAACATGTACAAAGCTATCGTTGTTGGCGTCGGGAGCAAAAATGAAAACGGTTCCGAGAAGCACTACATACAAGTGTCCCTCCCTGAATCGGCCACGCACGGCGATAAAAACAAGGCAAATGAATACTGTCGATACTTGGCACGTGATTATAAAGCAGAGCTCCACCTCTTCAACAAGCGCATTCAATACTTCCAACCTCGAAAGCCATAAACAAAAAAACGGAAAAACAGTCGAGAAATATCGACTGTTTTTTCATGTTCAGGCCTATTCCCCCTGACCTCTTTTTTTCATACGAATAACAAAAAGAGGAAAGGGGTGTGCTTATGGATGCGCAAGCATTTATTCAGTTGGTTGCTGACCACGCCAGAAAGTCTTATCTGAACCATCGTATATTCCCCTCCATTATCATAGCGCAAGCCATACTCGAGTCAGGTTGGGGTAAAAAAGTACCTGTTGACCCAGCCACTGGGACATTCTCGTACAACCTCTTTGGAATGAAAGGAACGGGACCTGCCGGCTCTGTCACCATCGAAAGCAAAGAGGTAGAAAACGGAAAGACAGTCACACGTACCTCCCAGTTCCGCGCTTACGAAAATTACCAGCAATCCATGGAAGACCATGCCCAGTTTTTACGTAAGCCCGCATACAAAAACGTGCTGGCAGCAGCTACTCCCGCACAAGCCGCACAGGCTTTAGAAGAAGCCGGCTACGCTACCGATCCTGCGTATGCAGAAAAGCTGACGCGCCTCATTCAAACGTACAACTTATCTCAGTACGATCCATTCGCCCCAGAAGAACCACAATCGTTTCCTCCCTGGAAATTGGAGCTGGGCAATCGTGCGTTACAAGAGGGCTTGCTGACCTCGCCTGAATGGCTGAAGAAGTTAGACGAACCAATGCCAGTATGGGCTGTTTTAGCGGTTGCCCTGCGACTGTTAGACAAACAGCGAGAGAACCCATAAGTGTACGAATATAAATCAAAAGCCCCATTGCCACAAGCAAATCTCGTGGATAATGGGGCTGTTTCGTATAAAAATGCAGTTGCCTCAGTCGTACGTTGCTTGAGCACGTTGATCAAATCATTTGAGACCTGGACAGCGAATAAAACCTTCCGTCCACCATCCGAATTCCCAGATCGACGCAATATTCCAATCCTTGCGTCACTCCGTACAAAATCCATTCGGAAGAACGGTGGTTGATATCAAAATCAGTATAAAGGTCAGTGCCATCATTTCGGATCTCTTTGCGGTACGTCACATCAAAAAGGCGTAGGACAAAAGGCAGTTCAGCAAACGGAATAGCAAACTTTCGCTCTATTTCTTGCTCGAACTCCTTCGTCATGCTCCACTCTGCCTGAATGGATTGCTCATCTTTCCAGGCAATGCGTATACTCGGGCCTTCTACATCTGTGGACGATCGCGGGGGATTTGTCTCCATTCGCTCCCATCGTTCCTTTCTTTCATGTACTTGCTATCACCAATCATATTGGCTTTTCCCTATATTATAGCACGGGGACATGCGAAGTGGAAACGCATCCAAGCCATAATTTTTAACGCCCAACTGTAAATGTATTTTCACCCACGGTTACATAAGAAGTAAATTTCTCGGATTTCATTTGAACTTGTACTTTATAAGTGCCGTATGCTTCGAGTTTTGTAGATACAAAAGGCTCAGAAAAATAGAAGCTGTTTGCATTTTGAGTGGAGTATTTCCATTCTTTCCCTTTAGACACTTCTTTGCCGTCCGGTCCGACCAACACGAGTTGCATACGCAAGTCTTTGGCTACAGGCGCGTCATCAACCTCTACGAACACGTTAAACGTACGAGGCACATTTTTGTCGCTGTATCCTTTGACAGGGTTGCTGAAAACGACATTTTTATTGCGGGTCTGCTGAATTCCTTCGACCACAATAATATTTACGTTTGGCTTAATCACTTGCAATTTGCCAGATTGCTGATCGTAATCAGCAAAACCACCGAGCTTGTTCACTATTGATTCTACCGATTCGGCCTTGGATGCTGGCATTTCACTCGCTACGGTTTCCGCACCGAAAAATACGCGCATCGCACCCTCTCCCAGCGCAGTAGTGCTCCCCACCCCTGCTGCTACAGTCAACGCCAACAAGGCCGATAACCATGCTTTTTTCATGTCAATAATCCTCCTGTATGTGTGCGCGGCAGCGCTTGTTTTTCCGGAATTTCTTCTCCCTAGTTTATACGTTTGGAAAAGGAAATAGTTGTGCTGCCCTGATAAGTTTTTTCAACAATATCCACATTATCCACAAGCACAAAAATCTTAGGAAGAAAGACTTATGCACAGAGATGTTAGTAACTACTCCTTACTCTTGACGAGAATACGGTTGGGAATGACACAGAAAAAAGAGCGGCTTTCCAGCCACTCTTTTTTTTGCTCCTGACACCCTGCTACTCCTGTTGCGAAAGCCATGTAAAATACCGAGAGACCAGTCGAACGGCAACCTCGATCGCATCTTCGTTCGGCTCCAATTTGGAATGGTGCAAGCCATACGGCGTTTGCACTCCCAGCCAGAACAAAAAGCCGGGAATTTCTTCCAAAAAGTAACCGAAGTCTTCTCCAGTCATGGCTTCTTTGCAGGTGATGAGAGTTACATCTTCACATTGTTCCTGTACCCATTGCATGAAGTCTGTCGTTAGCTGCTCCTCGTTGTAAACCTGGCAGTAGCCAACCCCGTAGTCAATCGTTGCCTGGCAATCAAAGCCTATTTCCACTCCCTTTACGAGAGATTCAATGCGGCTCTTGACGATTGCCATCGATTCCATCGAAAAGGTTCGGATGGTCCCTTCTAGCCTGGATTTCTCTGCGATGATGTTCTGCTTCGTCCCGCTCTCCAGCTTGCCAATCGTTACGACGGCGGAATCCAATGGGTCCATATTACGCGAAATAATCGATTGAAGCTGTGTCACAAGATGGCTCCCTGCAACCACCATGTCATTCGCCTTGTGCGGGAAGGCTGCATGCCCCCCTTTGCCTACCAAATCAATGTACAACTCAGACGTGTTGGCAAACAAGATTCCTGGCTTCGTCGCAATATGACCAACTGGATATTCTGGCGCAATATGCAGGGCAAAAATGCAGTCCGGTCGCCACCCTGCAAACTCTTCACTTTCCATCATCGGCTCAGCACCGCCAGGACCTTCTTCTGCTGGCTGGAAGAGGAACAGCAAATCATCTGCTATCGGCTGCTCGGTAAAATGCGTCAGGAGACCAAGTGCAATTGCCATATGCATATCATGCCCGCAAGCATGCATGTATCCTTCATGAAGCGAGCGAAACGGATA is from Brevibacillus brevis and encodes:
- a CDS encoding aminotransferase class I/II-fold pyridoxal phosphate-dependent enzyme; amino-acid sequence: MRQMKTPLFSGLLEHANRNPIQFHIPGHKKGMGMHPAFREFIGDNALSIDLINIAPLDDLHHPKAMIKEAQDLAAEAFGADHTFFSVQGTSGAIMAMIMATCSPGDKIIVPRNVHKSIMSAIIFAGAIPIFIHPAMDERLGISHGITVKAVQKALEAHPDAAALLVINPTYFGIAGDLREIVRAAHNYEIPVLVDEAHGVHIHFHEELPISAMQAGADMAATSVHKLGGSLTQTSILNVREGLVDVDRVKTVMSMLTTTSTSYIFLASLDMARQHLALNGKMLADQAMELAAKARDMINEIPRIYCVGKEILGKPATFAMDPTKLLIHVRDLGITGWEVENWLRDKYNIEVEMSDLYNILCFVTAGDTEESIRTLVNGLRDLSVEFSHVQAEDKPTISLPNIPVLSTTPRDAFYAETETIPLVEAAGRVITEFIMVYPPGIPIFLPGEVITEENIAYIQENIRVGLPVQGPEDETLKTIKVVKRQTAISG
- a CDS encoding dihydroorotate dehydrogenase encodes the protein MPDWSYQTMFRPLLFLMPPERARSITLQSIGTLAKIPGGSLIIEWMGHMEPPSQLSQTIGPVTFPTPVGMGAGLDLDCIAIEALSKFGFGFLELGPVSKEPIDSLGTVQRDIAAMNIHYSNPLVNNGIYTLQRRLEGATGIKIPLGVRLACQPKASLREATEELQELIDSLERFCSFFTIDSRANMGQPEWSHTAWKEHFSCLRNHTDMPLLLALPPSLTDAEALPILTAAKEAGLNGLVVAGGTIQEDSPCANNSVYITGRSSHEQAVKFVSWAREQWSDALIIGSGGILEPHDALTLLAAGANFVQLHSGLVYSGPGLPKRINEAILQIQPGTDPPQEKRSTFLFSSWIWGILLGVGMMFGGALAWMVAATTVVLPYDERFLEMSADQLALLNAQILSFMSHDRISLAGTMISIGILYSQLSYHGLRKDIHWTRTILLISGTVGFSSFFLFIGYGYFDYLHAILALVLFPMFLLALRTPAKVHLTRLPPQLHNDRDWRMALWGQLLFVIIGFGLTGAGIVISIIGVTGVFVPSDLVFLCVSADTLQSYNERLIPVIAHDRAGFGGALVSNGLAVLLISLWGIRRGEAWIWWTLFLAGIPGFVSGIGIHFTVGYVDFIHLLPAYVAVIFFLVALVLLKPYLCRT
- a CDS encoding TolB family protein, producing the protein MKRQPIQGMLAAALLVTSLWSGTPALAYSIGDEEKIDGSQPSISSAGYDIAKKYAVWIVEGGQRVTLYNLAKGNQNEIGDKESEKTNPKVDGDYVVWMDSRDGGSDVYLYDIVKEKEIRLTSGSASVDGLEIADKNVVWTDNGDVYLHKISTGDTEIVSASGKASNPVVSSGYVAWEDDRNGNDDIYYYDIKAKEEKAAVIAKGDQGRPSIFSNQIVYEHQSAGDLYSYSISNGRIKQLTDDSNEQQNVHLYQEDYVYSDNNDLKYRELGNKSGKKIASNLYGETGPKIYGDFVLFAKKDSNKKLQLHLYDLDEKELVPIGNAGGEPKEPSAHDRYVAYVTESKKNNTVVFYDVENKKGKVVSNPEHDSVRPVVSSRYVVWYDEHEDALFSYDIRKDTQKQITHEDDDQEPSEKLYEIDGERLLWVNTAGRSEVIITDLSTGKHTEVTTVRKEPLSVDIYKNYASWVVEEGSKSASIVLYDIEEDDETEIRDNVKVEKAEIGDGFVVWSEDTGNSKTGWDLYYYNIDRQRVNPLLRYADGDQKNPQASRNMILYEDNRLSTKGKEFYYELYDFEEDSYSDIEWDDDAEMENVRIGGNRVVWVDKRDKDPYVYTVAFAPGDDDDDDEEDED
- a CDS encoding GapA-binding peptide SR1P, which produces MGTIVCQTCGTIIEHFECNSVKTLYAVCNCDCRPGERQEKE
- a CDS encoding alpha/beta hydrolase, coding for MGVHKWSAKNSRGAIVLVHGTGEHHRRYEHVAAYFNQAGWDVYAEDLPGWGRSPGRRGHIQSFEDYLSRVREWTSTALADTLGEKPVLLMGHSLGGLIATRFIQTDERSKELAGLILTSPCLKLKLTVPAWKEQLAQFLDRVWPTLVMPNGITPDMVSRDEAVQAAYQNDPLNYSKVSVRWFTELNRSMEKAWEERNRIKHPVLVLQAGADTLVDADAVEQFTVGLPDRQTFERFAGLRHEILNEPEKEEVLQKIVNWLNENIPH
- a CDS encoding DUF3055 domain-containing protein — protein: MEHYDHLYDVSENANVRFLGFISEGTRYDFGMVFTHKFYGKPLVICMQTGQSTLLSSEDAVNPGYLQKIFRLDSENEAVALAEFFQEHLPSIPFEENQY
- a CDS encoding MarR family winged helix-turn-helix transcriptional regulator; translated protein: MQEASIRHVFEALNTMRAIDVVNKEDWERAAKEAELDSSVQLNILWIIYCYEGVRVTQIADWTFWHPSSIVIHIKKLMEKGMVTIEKSELDGRVVHVYPTEKGKEVLEASRRSVPDIFRLTYALEKMEERYSTAVVELFFECLSFVAQSLHGAEKVRWIQEGEDRVINPTRLVNDAIWVAKT
- a CDS encoding DUF1885 family protein, translated to MKLQSAYIYFVDGSTAASVSIDDVKAKFTRYVDMTSKTGKQLGWSYADAAFPYTLEERPEGVDSWFLLKGKDPNMYKAIVVGVGSKNENGSEKHYIQVSLPESATHGDKNKANEYCRYLARDYKAELHLFNKRIQYFQPRKP
- a CDS encoding glycoside hydrolase family 73 protein; this translates as MDAQAFIQLVADHARKSYLNHRIFPSIIIAQAILESGWGKKVPVDPATGTFSYNLFGMKGTGPAGSVTIESKEVENGKTVTRTSQFRAYENYQQSMEDHAQFLRKPAYKNVLAAATPAQAAQALEEAGYATDPAYAEKLTRLIQTYNLSQYDPFAPEEPQSFPPWKLELGNRALQEGLLTSPEWLKKLDEPMPVWAVLAVALRLLDKQRENP
- a CDS encoding DUF4912 domain-containing protein; the protein is METNPPRSSTDVEGPSIRIAWKDEQSIQAEWSMTKEFEQEIERKFAIPFAELPFVLRLFDVTYRKEIRNDGTDLYTDFDINHRSSEWILYGVTQGLEYCVDLGIRMVDGRFYSLSRSQMI
- a CDS encoding N-acetyldiaminopimelate deacetylase, giving the protein MTTSLFTQIRRDLHQIPEPGFAEVKTQQYLLDYLKKLPQERIEIKTWRTGILVKLAGTKPKRFIAWRTDMDGLPIIEETSYPFRSLHEGYMHACGHDMHMAIALGLLTHFTEQPIADDLLFLFQPAEEGPGGAEPMMESEEFAGWRPDCIFALHIAPEYPVGHIATKPGILFANTSELYIDLVGKGGHAAFPHKANDMVVAGSHLVTQLQSIISRNMDPLDSAVVTIGKLESGTKQNIIAEKSRLEGTIRTFSMESMAIVKSRIESLVKGVEIGFDCQATIDYGVGYCQVYNEEQLTTDFMQWVQEQCEDVTLITCKEAMTGEDFGYFLEEIPGFLFWLGVQTPYGLHHSKLEPNEDAIEVAVRLVSRYFTWLSQQE